The Falco peregrinus isolate bFalPer1 chromosome 1, bFalPer1.pri, whole genome shotgun sequence genome has a window encoding:
- the GPR65 gene encoding psychosine receptor — MNNTAKCHDDHTLDKYLFPSVYSIVMMISIPINCISLYASCIQVRKKNELAVYIFSLSLADLLYSLILPLWIDYAWNGDNWRLSALLCQISAFLMYMNFYTSTAFLACISVDRYLALVHPLKLQHLRTRRFSLIVSIIVWLLESILNSAILMNNEVFNDPCNFTNHTLCYDKYPLEWWQAWMNLFRICSGYLVPLIIIVFCYHKIYQVVRCNQATLDEEKKKVRKLILNITVTFIVCFTPYHVMLLIRSIKEPYSTDPQLLQLMYKVYRVTQAFTSFNCIADPILYCFVSETARTDILNLLRCRLCLRKQKGDQAKDHALCSFATKSSVLITHRTSGETETEQAHS, encoded by the coding sequence ATGAACAACACTGCTAAGTGCCATGATGATCACACCCTGGACAAGTATTTGTTTCCAAGTGTGTACAGCATTGTGATGATGATCAGTATTCCCATCAACTGCATATCCCTGTATGCATCTTGCATTCAGGTGAGGAAAAAGAATGAGTTAGCAGTCTACATCTTCAGCCTGTCCCTAGCTGACCTTTTGTACTCTCTGATTCTGCCCCTATGGATCGATTATGCCTGGAATGGAGATAACTGGAGGCTCTCTGCCTTGCTTTGTCAGATTTCTGCCTTCCTTATGTATATGAATTTCTACACCAGCACTGCGTTCCTTGCTTGCATCTCTGTTGACAGGTACCTGGCATTAGTTCACCCCTTGAAGCTCCAGCACTTGCGCACAAGAAGATTTTCATTGATTGTCAGCATAATTGTTTGGCTTCTGGAAAGCATCTTGAATTCAGCCATATTGATGAACAACGAAGTATTCAATGATCCTTGCAATTTCACTAATCACACGTTATGCTATGATAAATACCCCCTAGAATGGTGGCAGGCATGGATGAATTTATTCCGGATATGTTCAGGGTACCTGGTCCCTTTGATAATCATCGTGTTTTGCTACCACAAGATCTACCAGGTAGTGAGATGTAATCAAGCCACACTAGacgaagaaaagaaaaaagtgagaaaacttatTCTGAATATCACAGTTACTTTCATTGTTTGCTTCACTCCTTATCACGTTATGTTGCTTATTCGCAGCATTAAAGAACCTTACAGCACTGACCCACAGCTTTTGCAGCTGATGTATAAGGTTTACAGAGTCACACAGGCCTTTACAAGTTTCAATTGCATTGCTGATCCCATTCTTTACTGCTTCGTGAGCGAAACGGCACGAACAGACATACTGAATTTGCTCAGGTGTCGCTTGTGCCTACGAAAGCAGAAGGGAGACCAAGCAAAAGACCATGCTCTGTGCAGTTTTGCTACAAAGAGCAGTGTGCTGATCACCCACAGAACTTCAGGTGAAACAGAGACTGAGCAAGCACATTCATAG